Proteins from a genomic interval of Sporolactobacillus sp. Y61:
- the odhB gene encoding 2-oxoglutarate dehydrogenase complex dihydrolipoyllysine-residue succinyltransferase, whose amino-acid sequence MIEVKVPELAESITEGTIVKWLVDVGNKVNQGDDIAEIETDKVNIQISAEHAGVLKKIEKNVDDTVEVGEVIALLDENGAEEPSGNAAPAQPEAKPEAAVSAPAPVKKEQQAPQPAAAAGGNVAIASPAARKLAREKGIDLSAVHTADPLGRLRAEDVAKQAAAPAPKPAPKPAPAEDPTKPVERIKMTRRRQTIAGRLVAVQHEAAMLTTFNEVDLTNVMAIRKRRKEAFIKAHDVKLGFMSFFTRAVVGALKSFPLLNAEISGTDILVKKFYDIGIAVATDQGLVVPVVRDADRLTFAEIEHEIKDLAVRARTNKLTLSDLQGGTFTITNGGTFGSLLSTPIINAPQVGILGMHGIKKRPVAVSTPDGDKVEIRPMMYIALSYDHRIVDGSEAVRFLVKVKTLLEDPETLLLEG is encoded by the coding sequence ATGATTGAAGTAAAAGTACCGGAACTGGCGGAATCCATTACAGAGGGAACGATTGTCAAATGGCTGGTCGATGTCGGAAACAAGGTCAATCAGGGTGACGATATCGCGGAAATTGAAACGGATAAAGTGAATATTCAGATCAGCGCGGAGCATGCCGGTGTTCTGAAAAAAATCGAAAAGAACGTTGACGATACCGTTGAAGTCGGCGAGGTTATTGCCCTGCTGGATGAAAATGGCGCTGAGGAGCCATCCGGGAATGCAGCCCCGGCGCAGCCTGAAGCAAAACCGGAAGCAGCAGTTTCTGCACCGGCACCGGTAAAGAAGGAACAGCAGGCGCCTCAGCCTGCCGCTGCAGCAGGTGGTAATGTGGCGATTGCTTCGCCTGCAGCAAGGAAACTCGCGCGTGAGAAGGGCATTGACCTGAGTGCGGTTCACACTGCTGATCCGCTGGGCCGGCTCAGGGCAGAGGACGTGGCAAAACAGGCGGCAGCACCGGCACCGAAGCCGGCACCGAAGCCGGCGCCTGCTGAAGATCCGACTAAACCGGTCGAACGGATTAAAATGACCCGTCGCCGTCAGACCATTGCCGGGCGGCTGGTTGCCGTGCAGCATGAAGCAGCGATGCTGACGACATTTAATGAAGTCGATCTGACAAACGTCATGGCCATCCGCAAAAGACGGAAAGAAGCCTTTATCAAAGCGCATGACGTCAAGCTGGGCTTTATGTCCTTCTTTACCCGGGCGGTGGTCGGCGCCCTGAAGAGTTTCCCGCTGTTGAATGCTGAAATCAGCGGCACCGATATTTTAGTTAAGAAATTTTATGATATTGGGATTGCTGTTGCAACAGATCAGGGCCTTGTCGTGCCGGTTGTCCGTGATGCCGATCGGCTGACGTTTGCGGAAATTGAACATGAAATTAAGGATCTTGCGGTCAGGGCGCGGACAAACAAGCTGACTCTGAGTGATCTTCAGGGGGGCACATTCACGATAACCAATGGCGGCACATTCGGTTCTCTCTTGTCTACACCGATTATTAATGCACCGCAGGTAGGTATTCTCGGCATGCATGGGATTAAGAAACGTCCGGTGGCCGTGTCGACTCCGGATGGAGACAAAGTGGAAATCCGTCCCATGATGTACATTGCACTGTCCTATGACCATCGCATTGTCGACGGCAGTGAGGCGGTCCGTTTCCTCGTTAAGGTGAAAACCCTGCTGGAGGATCCTGAAACGCTCCTGCTTGAAGGTTAA
- a CDS encoding Crp/Fnr family transcriptional regulator gives MERTLDPVQDQMTNTAMFSEQNLDLLKNMMTDAAFRKGSHIYWEGDASDKLYYMKSGRVKLYKSAFDGRDLVLHYFTPGDLFGELACLGNDEHAFTATAVTDCQIGVLSGRDVEPLLLSNPGLSFDFMKWIGLMDRYTQIKLRDLLFYGKNGALASTLLRMAHGYGEKKEDGIHYVISLTNSDLAQLIGSTRETVNRMLQAWKRDGAINYYHGSIVIKDIGYIKAICHCEDRCPMNICRL, from the coding sequence ATGGAAAGAACCTTAGATCCTGTTCAGGATCAGATGACGAATACAGCAATGTTTTCAGAACAAAACCTGGATCTATTGAAGAATATGATGACGGATGCGGCGTTTAGAAAGGGTTCCCACATTTACTGGGAAGGCGATGCGTCGGATAAACTCTACTATATGAAGTCGGGCCGGGTCAAACTGTACAAATCGGCTTTTGACGGAAGAGACCTCGTGCTTCACTATTTCACACCGGGGGACTTATTCGGCGAGCTGGCCTGCCTCGGCAATGACGAACATGCCTTTACAGCAACTGCTGTGACAGACTGCCAGATCGGCGTCCTGTCAGGAAGGGATGTGGAACCGCTGCTGCTGTCTAATCCGGGACTCAGCTTCGATTTTATGAAATGGATCGGACTGATGGACAGATACACGCAGATTAAACTGCGCGATCTGCTCTTCTACGGAAAGAACGGCGCGCTGGCCTCTACGCTTCTGCGCATGGCACACGGCTATGGGGAGAAGAAAGAAGACGGCATCCATTACGTGATCAGTCTGACCAATTCAGACCTCGCGCAGCTGATCGGTTCCACACGCGAAACGGTCAATCGTATGCTTCAGGCATGGAAGCGGGATGGAGCGATTAATTATTACCATGGTTCCATCGTGATTAAAGATATTGGCTATATTAAAGCCATCTGCCACTGTGAAGATCGTTGTCCGATGAACATTTGCCGATTATGA
- a CDS encoding thermonuclease family protein — protein MKRWFNRILCALFSLVLLAGCAEPAAEDTYSDRSASSDAASVQQNESGDQEAQSQPAESSTSEAKNPHDASSAATSRQAKVPGVPAKVVKVVDGDTLQAIYEKKVTTIRVLLIDTPETHHPRLGVQPFGPEASQHARDLLQGKTVHLEVAVNGGRDKYNRLLAYVYVDGKSFAEEQLSRGLARVAYVYPPNTKYVDQYRQVEAQARSKHLGIWSVPDYARSDGYHPEVVKGTEAYERAQNSGGSSTASSGGGKNQFAPDGSGNCGGAIKGNASSRGKIYHMPGSAYYDVTKAEACFKSRDAAAKAGFRAAR, from the coding sequence ATGAAAAGATGGTTTAACCGCATACTCTGTGCCCTGTTCTCCTTAGTTCTTTTAGCAGGCTGCGCGGAACCGGCCGCAGAGGATACATATTCGGACCGTTCTGCGTCTTCGGATGCTGCATCCGTGCAGCAGAATGAGTCCGGGGACCAAGAGGCGCAGAGTCAGCCGGCTGAAAGCAGCACATCGGAAGCAAAAAACCCTCATGACGCCTCTTCTGCTGCAACTTCCAGGCAGGCGAAGGTGCCCGGTGTCCCGGCGAAAGTGGTTAAAGTGGTTGACGGGGATACCTTACAGGCGATTTATGAAAAAAAGGTGACCACGATCCGTGTCCTTCTGATTGACACGCCGGAAACCCATCACCCACGGCTTGGGGTCCAGCCATTCGGTCCGGAAGCCAGTCAGCATGCAAGAGACCTGCTGCAGGGAAAAACCGTTCATCTTGAAGTGGCGGTGAACGGAGGACGTGATAAGTATAACCGCCTGCTTGCCTATGTTTATGTAGACGGGAAATCTTTTGCTGAAGAGCAGCTTTCACGGGGTCTCGCCCGGGTGGCTTATGTTTACCCGCCCAATACGAAGTACGTGGATCAATACCGTCAGGTGGAGGCTCAGGCCAGGTCGAAACATCTCGGCATATGGTCTGTTCCTGACTATGCCCGTTCCGACGGCTACCATCCGGAAGTGGTCAAGGGAACAGAAGCTTATGAGAGGGCGCAAAACAGTGGAGGTTCCTCTACTGCGTCATCCGGCGGCGGGAAAAATCAGTTCGCACCGGACGGGTCCGGTAATTGCGGCGGGGCAATCAAAGGCAACGCGTCCAGCCGCGGGAAAATCTATCATATGCCGGGCAGTGCCTATTACGATGTGACGAAAGCCGAGGCCTGCTTTAAAAGCCGGGACGCAGCAGCAAAAGCCGGATTTCGCGCCGCAAGATGA